The DNA window ATACATTTTGAAGCATAAGTAGCAAGTTTAATATTTTTATCTGGATTAAAAGTATTTACAGCCTTTATCAACCCAATAGTCCCTATAGATATTAGATCTTCAATGCAGATACCTGTATTTTCAAATTTTCTTGCAATATAGACTACCAATCTTAAATTTCTCTCTATTAAAACACCTTTGATACTGTCGTCATGCTTCATTCTGTTGAGAAAATAACTTTCTTCCTCTGGCTTTAATGGCGGTGGAAGAACTTCTCCACTACCTATATAATATACTGGATCTGGAAACCTTAACCTAACTAATAGTTTATAATAGAATAATTTCAATTTAATACTTAACCTCTTCAAAGCTTTTCCCCCTTAACCTAATAATTCTGGATGCAGTAATCCATTGTACCTCTCATCTACGGATAATTTATTATTATATATGGCCACGACTATATCGTCTGTCATTTCCCTCGCCCTATCGTCCAGATATATATTTATGCTATCTGGTACAAACCCAATTAATATTCCATTATCATTCCCTAAAGATTTGAAGGGTATTAATCTCAATTTCACTTGATCCCCTAACTTTTCCATAATATTAGCAACATAGTTTAAGTCTAATTCTTTATTTTCACTATAAATTTTTTTTACTAGATCTGGCAATATTTCTTTTAAAGCATTATATTCTGCTATTATTACAGGTTTCTGGGTTATTGGTTCCTTTAGTGAATTTCCAGTATCCACTAAAGCTGTCAAATGAACCTTTTTATTATTCAAATTAATGGATATCTTAGTTAAGCAATTATCTTTGTTGATTTTAATAAAATGATTCTTTAGAATGCTTCTAATTAAAATTATTGCCAATCCAATGCCCAATATCAAAAATTTAAATAACTCGTTATGGTCTTTAAAGGTGAAATTGGATAAACTTACTTTGCTTTTTAATATGTAAAATATTCCAATTATTGTACCAGCAAAAGCAAAGGAAATAAGATAAAATGTTGATAGTTGTTTTAAAAACTCCCTAAACCTATCAGGATTATAAGCAACAATTATCATGAGTATTGAAACTGAAAACTTAATTAGAAATCGTCCCATAAACTGTAGATTAGGAAAAAAAACAATTAGAGTATATATGGAACCTAATAAGGAAGCTATTAATAACCTTAATTTACTAGTTTTAGTTCTGGTAATCATATCCGTCACATATAATATAATGAAGTTTATAATTATATTTTCTATTATTAGGTATTCAACATATACATACAACGGAATACCTCCCCCTTTAAGGATCCCCTATACTAAAGCTTATTCAAAGAATCCTTTATTTATGTCTATTATATATTATTCTTAAGTAATAATTTGTCATTATTTAAAACACAAAAAAAACGTATCTCATTATTGAGAAACGTTTTTTGACATATAGAAATGAAAAACTATTTATTTTTCCTCCTTAAAAAAGGCGGGATATCCAGATCATCTAAATCGAATTCTTTAGTCATAGCGCTTTCAGAATCAATATCAAGCTCAAAAGACTTACTTGTCTTTCGCCTTTTTTCATCATCAAAACCTGTCGCAATTACTGTTATTTTTATTTCATCTTTTAATGATTCATCGATTCCAGCACCAAAAATTATAATAGCATCTTCATCAACAGACTGTCTAATTAAATCAGCTGCTTCATTGATTTCAAATAGTCCTAAATCATCTCCACCAGTTATATTCAATAAAACTGCTTTAGCCCCATCTATAGAAGTTTCCAACAATGGACTTTTAATAGCTAATTTAGCAGCATCTATTGCCCTATTTTCACCAGAAGCAATACCAATACCCATATGAGCAATGCCTCTATTATACATTATAGTCTTAACATCAGCAAAATCTAAATTGATTAAGCTAGGAACGGCAATTAAATCTGATATGCCTTGTATTCCCTGTTTAAGTACTTCATCAGCCATTAAGAAAGCTTGTACCATTGTAGTCTTCTTTTCTGCTACTTGGAGCAATCTATCATTTGGTATGGTTACCAAAGTATCTACTTTTTCCTTTAACTCTTCTATGCCCTTTTCTGCATGCATTTGCCTTCTTCTTCCCTCAAAGGTAAAGGGTTTAGTAACTACTCCTACAGTTAATATTCCTAACTCCTTTGCAGTTTCTGCAATAATTGGAGCTGCACCAGTACCTGTCCCTCCACCCATACCTGCAGTAATAAATACCATATCAGCACCCTTTAAAACTTCTGTAATTTCATTTCTGCTCTCTTCTGCTGCTTTCATTCCAATCTCAGGATTAGACCCCGCTCCTAACCCTTTAGTCAATTTTTCCCCAATCTGTAATTTTAATTCTGCTCTAGAAGAATTTAAAGCCTGTCTATCGGTATTAATTGCTATAAAATCAATACCTCTAACACCACATTCTATCATCCTATTTACAGCATTGTTCCCTCCACCACCAACACCAACTACTTTGATCTTTGCAAATTCTTCAGCTTCAACATCAAAATCAAACATACAACTAACCCCCTTTAAAATTTTCTTAACATCCATAATATCACAGACTAGTTCTTTAACTAAATCCAATTATAACTAACAGGAAGTATTAATTTAAAACTCATTCACTTTTTCTAAACCTCTTATTAATTAAAATCCTTCTTATACTTGCAAAATTTTCAAATAGCCTACTGCCAAAGGTAAATATTGCTGCATAATATAGTGGTACTCCTAACCAATCTCCAATATATGCTAGAAAAGCTGCTAAAATGGCATTTCCAAAAAATCCAGACATAAAAATTCCTAAATCAAATTTATCCTCTAGGTTTGCTCTTATACCTCCAAATACTGAATCCAAACAAGCTAATATAGCAACAGAAATATATAATGAATATTGCACATTGTAAGTATATGGCAATAAGAGTCCTATGGCTATACCAATTAATATACCAATTGAAGCAAAAAACATATTAATCACCTTCTCTTATTGGTTTCGCATATCTAAAGCTAGCAATCCCCCTATATTCTGGGATTATGATATTGTCTTCAATACTAGTTTCAATATTTAACTGATCTATCGTTCTTAGGGCATATCCATAGGTATTAGGTGCATTTACTGCTGCATTTAACAACTTAGGATCCCCTATTGCCTTAATATAAAATGGGGTTGCTACGCTTCTTCCATTTATCCTTATAATAGGTCCACCACATTTAATTTCTGATGTAGATAATACCCTTTGTTCATTAATACTTATGGCTTCTGCACCTGCAGCTCTCAAATCGTTTATTATCCTTAAAACATCTGTATCGTGTATTATATCTAGATCGTGCTCCTGACCAAAAGCATCCTCTGACATATTATCTTCCATTCGTATTATTATGCCTGGTCCTTGAACCTTTTTGAATCCAGCAACCAATTTATTCTTTTCAAGTTCTGATTTTAAGATATCTATAATATTTTCATCACCACTAGCTATACTTTCCAACATCTCAATTTGAGCTTGCTTATCCTCTAGCATCTTATTCAATTCTTCAATTTCCTTATTGATAGCATTAATTTCATTTTTCATAGTTTGTATGGAATCTAAAGTCACCGGAGCAAAATATTCTACATTTTGCTTGAGTTGTATTGCAATGAAGATCCCTATTAATATGGAGAAAGCAAAAACTATTAGATTGGCCTTATTCAATTTTTTCATTTTGATCCTCCAATCTAATTAACCTCATCTTCTACCGGTTTGGAATACACGAACTCGATTAATTTTCTATACTTAGGAATCCTTACATTTTTTTCTTTGGATAAATGAACATTATAATCATAATATTTAAGGGTCCATACTATACCTCTCTTAATAGACAGTGCAGACTCCAAAGTATCAGGATCACCAATGGCCTTTATGACTATTGGAGAACTAATAGAAACTCCATTGACTTCAATATGGTTTCCTGCCCTCTCTACTTCAGTATAGGCAGTAAATCTTTGATCATTTATGGAAATGGCCTCAGCTTGGGCTGCATTTAAAACGCTTATGGTTTGAAGAATTAAGTCCAAATCATCAACTATACTATACTCTATTCCAAATTGTACATCTGCAGGCGGTTCTTGGATCTCCAATACTATACCCGGTCCTTCTAAATCTACGTAACCTGCTAAAATTCTGTACTTTTCCAAATCCTTATAAAGATTTTCAACATACACATTATTGTCCGCTTCGCCTTTTTCATACTGCTTAATCTTGTTTTCAGCTTCATTTAACGCTTTAATAGCTGCATCTCTTTCCTCCTGAACCTTTTTCAGGTCTAATGCTAACTGCTGAGCCCTTTGAACTGGCAAAACCCCTTCGCCAACGGTTTTATTAACGGTTTTAAATTGAATAGCTAATATAATACCTAATAATAAGGACACTATAGTAATTGCAAATTGTCCAGTTCTACTTTTCATAAATCTCCCCCTACCTATCGTCTGTAACTACTATCGGATTATCACCTTTATTGAACAATATATGTCTAGCATTTATACCCTTTTCTTCTATATCATTAATTATTTTATTAAGGAACCTTAATTTATATTTTACATTATCAAGTAAACCAAATGCAACTTTAACACCATTTTTTAATTCTATTACTACATTAGTTTTATCGGCAAAATCTACACGTTTCATTAACGATATAAGATTTAATGAGTTGCTATAGTTAAAAAAAACCACCATTTCTTCATCTGCTAATGTATGAAATAGATTATCTCCTTCGATTGGATTCTCTAATTTTATACCATCTATTCTAAGAAGATCAACTTCATCATTTTGCTCTTCTATTTTCAACACATATCCTTCATCATCTATATAAATATAAGAACCTATATAAGGAATTATGGCAATCTCTTTTCTTTCAACGATCTCTATAACTATTTTGTCTGGTAATTTTCTTTTAATGTTTGCTTCTTTGATATAAGATAATCTTTTTAAACTAGCTTCCCCATTTTTCTTGCTAATATTGAATATATTCTCACCTATATTGCACAAGGACGCTTTTATTACCTGGTCTTTCTTTAAATTTTTATTGCCAATTACTTCAATTCTTTTTATATTAAAAATATCCGTTTTAAATATAAAAAGATAAATGATGATTCCAATTAGAATGAGCATGAATAGCTTCAATATTCTTTTTCTTCTTTTCTTCTTTAGTTTTGACCTTCTATCCCTTTTCATTATAATCACCTATATGCTTGTCCAAAGCTATTATAGCAGCATAAGCTGCTGTTATTCAACCTTCTTAATATTGGCACCTAGCTTTTCCAATTCAATATGAAAATCTTCGTATCCTCTTTCAATATGGTACATATTTTCTACTTCAGTAACACCCTTAGCAGCTAAACCAGCCAGTATTAAACATGCTCCTCCCCTTAAATCCTTCGCAGTAGTTTTCGCACCAGTTAATTCCTTTACACCCTTTATAATAGCTACTTTCCCAAAAATTTTAATATTTGCACCCATTCTAATTAACTCCTCCGCATGTTTAAACCTATTTTCAAATACCGTTTCGGAAATAATACTCGTTCCATTTGCTATACTTAATAATGCCATCATTTGAGCTTGCATATCAGTGGGGAAACCAGGATAGGGCAATGTCTGAATCATCTCAATGGAGTTTATCCTTTTTGGACCTATTACCTTTAGAGAATTATTATCTGTGTATATCAAACAACCAGCTTCTCTTAATTTGGCTATTATAGCTTGCAAATGATCGATTATTATATTTTTAATCACTATTTCTCCTTCTGTTATAGCAGAAGCTATCATATAGGTTCCTGCTACTATTCTGTCCGGCATGGTATTATGAGTTACGTCTTTTAGTTCTTTCACTCCATCGATTATTATAACGCTAGTACCTGCTCCGCTAATCTTTGCACCAGCTTTATTCAAATAATCTTGTAAATCTACAATTTCAGGTTCTCTTGCAGCATTTCTAATAATGGTAGTACCTTTCGCTTTTACTGCCGCCAACATAATATTTTCTGTAGCTCCCACACTCGGATAATCAAGTTGAATTTCACAGCCCTTTAATTCTTTGGTCTTGCAATATATAAATCCATGGGATTCCACTATATCTGCTCCTAACTCCCTTAATGCTTTAAGATGCAAATCGATTGGCCTTGGTCCAATTTCACAGCCACCAGGATAACTGATAATCACTTCCCCGGTTCTAGACAACATAGCCCCCATAAGTATTATGGATGATCTCATTTCCCTTACTAGTTCTTCTGGTATTTTAACACTATTTAATGATTTAGAATCAACCCACATCATTCTATCTAGCCTTTTTACTTTACACCCAAGGGAGATCAGTATTTTTTCCATTACTTCTACATCTCTTAGTTTTGGAACGTTAAATATAGTACTTTCATTCCCTCCAATAACAGTAGCAGCTAAAATGGGTAAAACCGCATTTTTAGCACCTGTTACGCTTACCTCCCCAGTTAACCTGTTGCCTCCAATAACAACTATTTTCCCCATTATCGCACCTCCAAATATGACTATACAGACGTATATGACTATATTATGCATAATATTTGGAAGTGTGACATAATCTTATCCAATTAATCCCTCTATTATGTCAACTATTTTTTTAGTTGCATCAATTTTTCCTAAAGACCTGCTTCTATTGGCCATCTCCTTTAATCTTTTTTTGTCCTTTATAAGGTCCTCAATTGCCACATTAAGGTTCTCCCCCGTTAAATCTTTTTCAAGAATAACGTGGGAAGCCTTTTCTCTTTCAAAAGCCCTTGCATTATATTCCTGATGATTTTCAGCAGTATATCCCTTGGGGATTAATATACTTGCTATACCTATAGCAGAAATTTCCGCTAGAGTAATAGCCCCAGCACTTGTAATTACTAAATCTGCAATATTAAGTCCTTTAGGCATTTCATAAAAATATGGCATAATCCTTATATTATTTCCAATATTTAAATTGTCTTTTTTAACTCTATTTATAAAATCATGGTAAAATCTTTTTCCAGTAATATGGAGAATCTGTATATTATAATTAGATGTGTTTTTCTTTATCACATGGAACATGGCATCATTTAACTTTTTCTGACCTCCACTACCTCCAAAGGAAAGTATAAAAGGGATATCAGGATTTATATTTAATTCTATATACGCCTTTTTTTTATCGACCTTTAATATATTGTCTCTTATAGGGTTTCCAGTCACTATTACCTTTTCTGGATATTTAAAATACTTTTTCGATTCCTCAAAGGTGACTAATATCTTATTAACATATTTGGCCAAAATTTTATTAGTTATGCCAGGAAAGACATTCTGTTCATGGATAAGGGTTGGGATCCTTTTTTTAGCTGCCATATATACCACTGGCCCGCAAACATACCCTCCTGTTCCAACTACTACATCAGGCATAAATTCTTTTATAATCTTATTTGCATCCATAAGGCCCAGAAACAATTCTTTAGTTGCTTTTAGCGAGTTTAAACCAATCTTTCGTGGAAATCCCATAACCCGAATAGTTTTAAATGTAAAGCCCTCTCTTGGTACCAACTCACTTTCAAGGCCTTTCTCAGTCCCAACATATAGTATTTCTGCATTAGGGTCTCTATTCTTTATTTCCCAAGCAATTGCTAATGCTGGATATATATGTCCTCCAGTACCTCCTCCTGCTATTAGATATTTCATAATTTCAACTCCCATCCACTTTTACATGTCTTGATATATTAAGAAGAATACCTATTGCAGACATATAAAGTACTAATGAAGTACCTCCATAACTGATCAATGGTAAAGGAATACCAGTTGTTGGTATGGTTGAAGTGACTACTGCAATATGTATTAAAGTTTGAACGGTAATCAAAGAAACGATGCCTGTTGCAAGTAGACAGCCAAACAGGTCTTCAGTGTTTAGAGCTATTCTAATGCCCCTCCATATTATGATCATAAACAATAGTATAACAGTCAATGTACCCAAAAAACCTAATTCTTCTCCTATTATTGCAAATATAAAATCATTATAGGGCTCTGGTATATAGAAAAATTTCTGTCTGCTTTTTCCTAGCCCTAATCCAAATAATCCTCCAGAACCTAACGCATATAAGGACTGGACTGCCTGCCATCCTGAATCAGCTTTATCAGCAAAAGGATCTAAAAAGGCTACTATTCTCCTGATACGATATTCATTATCTCCAGTAAAAATTGCCAGTACAAGGCCTACAATAGCTCCAATAGCCATGAGGATTAAATGGCTGATTTTCATACCTGCAACAAAAAAAATACTCACTAAGGTTGCCCCTAAAGTTACAGTCGTTCCTAAATCCTTTTGGAGATATATGAGCCCACAAGATAATCCAATGATCATGATAGTAGGAATTGTAGTCTTTTTAAATTCCCTTATGGTATCCTTTCTTTTGGAAAGAAAAGCAGCTAGGAATATAATAGAACCTAATTTAATTATATCTGATGGCATGAAGGTAGCAAAACCCAAATTAATCCATCTTCTAGCTCCTTTTTTTACCACTCCTAACGGGGTAAAAATTAAAAGACCGCTTATTATCGAAAAAAGGTAAATTAACTTTGAAAGCCTATAAATAAATCTATAGTCAAAATTCATAAAAAATAGCATTCCTACAAAACCTACCAAAGCAGAAATAATCTGCTTTCGTAAAAAATAGTAGCCATCATTCATCCTTATGCCCTCAGGCCAAGATGAACTAAAAACCATGATTATTCCAATAAACACTAGAAGTAAGGTAGTCAACAATAAGATAAAGTCGCAGGCCTTCTTTTTTACCTTTTTTGCCATTTTATTCCTCCTTCAAACGGTAAACGGCTCTTTTAAAATCTTCTCCTCTCATTTCAAAGCTTGAATACATATCCCATGAAGCACATGCAGGCGATAACAACACATTATCTCCACTCTCTGATACCTCAAAACTTTTATTTACCGCTTCCTCCATATTATTTACTATATATATATTATTAAATCCTAATTTTAGAGCAGTATTCTTTATTTTTTCCTTGGTTTCTCCCAATAATATTAGAGTTTTAACCTTATCATTAAAAGCAAGTATGAAATCTTCAAAATCACTACCTTTGTCTTGACCGCCTGCAATTAATATGATGGGAGGTTTAATGGCTTCAATGGCTTTAGTGCTTGCATCGGGATTAGTTCCCTTTGAATCATTATAAAAATTTACACCTTTAATGGTGGTTACATATTCAATTCTATGCTCTACTCCTGGAAATTCAGATAATACTTCCTTCATAATATCTACATCCAATCCCATAATCCAACCGATAGCCACAGCCCCAAGAGCATTTTCTAAATTGTGTTTTCCTAGGATTTTTACATCTTCACTTTTGATAACTTTATGAGTTTTAACGCCATCATTTATAACGATGTAGTCATCCTGTGTATAAACTCCCTTAGTAAGAATATTGTCTACGCTAAACCAAATTAAATTGGATTTAACCTCCCCTTCCATCTTTCTCAATAATTGATCATCATAATTTAAAATGGTAAATTCATTTTTTCCTTGATTAATAAATACTTTTTTCTTAGCCTTTATGTAATTTTCCAGTGTATTATGCCAGTTTAAGTGATCAGGAGTAATATTAAGTATAAGGCTTACCTTAGGCTTAAAATCCATAGTATTTTCTAGTTGGAAACTGCTAGCTTCAATAACAAATATGTCCTCTTCATTGGAATTTACTAAATTCCATAATAGCCCAACACCAATATTTCCGACCACATGAGTAGTATAACCAGCTTTTTTGAAAAATTCTCCTACCAAGGTAGTGGTAGTAGTCTTTCCATTAGTTCCAGTAATTACAATTAGATTAGCGTTGGGATTTATTTTATAAGCTAATTCCAAATCTGTAACAACCTGAATATTCTTTTTATAAGCCTTTTTTAAAATATCAATATTTAAAGGAATTCCAGGGCTCTTTACGATTAAATCTATATCGTCTAGTGGTACATCATTAGTCCCAAGAAGTAAATCTATGTTCAAACCCTCTATTTGAGAAATATTTTCCTTTAACTCATCTTCTTTCCTTAAATCACTGACAGTTATTCTAGCTCCCAATTTATACAAAGCTTTAGCAGTTGAAATCCCACTTATTCCTAGACCTAATATTAGTATATTTTTGTCTTTAAATTCCATATATTTACACCTTACCTTCCAATTTAATGTAAACTTGCTACACCTATAAGACTCAATATAACTGTAGTAGTCCAGAACACAATTACAACTTTAGTCTCCTTCCACCCCTTTTGTTCAAAATGGTGATGTAAGGGACTCATTAAAAAGACTCTTTTACCAGTAAGCTTATAGGAAGTAACTTGAATGATTACCGATAATGCTTCAGCAAAGTATATTCCGCCAACAATGGGAATTAACAGGGGGAGATTTAACAATATGGCTACAGCAGATACAGCACCACCTAAAGCCATAGAACCAGTATCTCCCATAAATACTTTTGCTGGATGAGAATTGAATATTAGAAAACCTAAACAAGCTCCAGCTAGGGAAGCTGAAAAAATCGATATACTATCCATCCCCCAATTAAGAGCTATTAACCCAAAAAAGGATAGAACTATTAATGTAATCCCTGAAGCCAATCCATCTAATCCATCTGTTAAATTTACGCTATTTACAGTTCCCACTACTACAAAAGCTATAAAAGGCACATACAGTATTCCCAAATCTAAATATCTACTAGATAGAAAGGGGATAATTACCTTAGTCCCTAATACGGAAGTATTAGACTGGTAAACAGCCAACATTACTGCCAAAATCACTTGCCCCATCAACTTTTGATAGGGCTTTAATCCTAAAGACCTTTTATTCACTATTTTCATATAGTCATCAATAAACCCAATAAGTCCAAATCCAACTGTAGACATTAACAATACATACATATCATTATTTAATAGACCTGAACTCATTGTTGCTATTAACAAAGCAATTACAATCATTATTCCTCCCATGGTAGGAGTTCCGGTTTTTTTTAGATGGGTTTTTGGTCCGTCCTCCCGTACATTTTGACCAATATTTAGCTTTTTTAATATGGGAATTACAATGGGCCCTAATATAAGGGTTATTACAAAAGAAATAATTACTGCCCTGATAATATCTATATATTCAACCATTCTTATTTTCTCCTCTCTGGTACATGCTGCTTTATTTCTCTAAAGTATTTAATATATCATAAACTATCTCCTTTTCATCGAAAGGTATTACCTTATCTTTAATTATAGTATAGGTTTCATGTCCCTTTCCTGCCAATAAAATTATATCCTTAGGTTGTGCATTTCTTAATGCATATTCTATAGCTTCTCTCCTATCAGTAATAGCTACATAATTACCATTTACCCTTTTTACTCCGATTAAGATATCCTCTATAATCTTATCTGGGTCCTCAAATCGTGGATTATCTGAAGTAACAATGCATAAATCTGCGTGTTTTGCTACCGTCTCCCCCATAATTGGTCTTTTAGATCTATCCCTGTTACCGCCAGCTCCAAATACAACCACTTTCTTACCTTCTGCAAACTGGTCTATGGTGGTCAATACTTTTTCCAATCCATCAGGAGTGTGGGCAAAGTCTATAATAACGTTAAAATCTTTATCAATTGGTACAGCCTCAAATCTTCCCTTAATTCCATATAGGGCCTCAATTCCTTTCTTAATGGTGGATAGGTCTAAACCATATTGAAAGGCACATGAAGCTGCTGCCAATGCATTATAGACGTTAAATTTCCCTAATAATTTCATATTAACAGGTATAGAACCCTTCGGAGTATTTAATATAAAGTCGACTCCTTTACCGTGACAACGGATTTCATTTGCATAGATATCCCATTTTTCATCTAAACCATATGTAATAATAGGTATGGAATTCTTTATGTCATCTAATAATCTTCTGCCATATTTATCGTCTCCATTTATTATATTAAATCTATTAGTCTTATAAAACAATTTAAGCTTGCTGTGATAATAATTCTCCATATTTTGATGGTAATCTAAATGATCTTCAGTAAGATTTGTAAATATTCCTACCTGAAAATCTATACATTCCACTCTATTTAAATCTAAAGAATGGGAAGAAACTTCCATCATACAGTATTCAGTTTTTGAATCCACCATTGCCTTTAAATGTTCCTGAATTGTCAAAGCATCTGGAGTTGTATTTGCAATTTTTATAAGCTTTCCATCTATTAAGGCTCCTAATGTTCCTATTATCCCCGCTTTATTGTTATTTACACTAAATATGCTATTTAACAAATAAGTAGTGGTAGTCTTACCATTAGTGCCTGTAACACCTATTATTTTTATTTTTTTTGATGGCTCTTCATAATACTTTGCTGCATATTGTGCTAAAGCATCAGTTGTACTAGGTACCTTAATTACAGTAATATTGCATTCAACAATGGGAACATCTTTCTCAACAACAATACAATTTGCTCCCTTTTCAATTGCTTCTCCAATATAATTATGTCCATCTACAGTAAATCCATTAATTGCAATAAACATATTTCCTTTAGTCACTTTTCGAGAATCATGTTCTATTCCTGAAATATCCATCCCTAAATTGCCCTTTAATACTTCATATTTACTGTTTTTGATAATATCTATTAATTTCAAATCCATCCCGCCTTCGTCTATTAATATAATGAATTAAAAGGCAACCTAATAGTCGCCCTTTAATAATATTACTCCTTAACACTCGAAAATTCAACTTTAATATTATAATTAATATCTATATCCGTACCAGGTGAAGGATCTTGCTTTATTGCTTTGCCATCCCCTTTAAGCTCGTATTTCAACCCTAATTGGTTCAAAATATTTATTATTTCTTCCCTTGATTTTCCAATAAGATCTGGCATATTGATTCTATTGTCATTTTTCTCCTCTTCCATTAAGTATAGATCTATTATAGAGCCCTTTGTAACTTCTGTTCCTGGCTTAGGAAATTGGTCAATTACCATAGAATTTTCAATAATATTAAA is part of the Tepidimicrobium xylanilyticum genome and encodes:
- the spoIIGA gene encoding sigma-E processing peptidase SpoIIGA; the encoded protein is MYVYVEYLIIENIIINFIILYVTDMITRTKTSKLRLLIASLLGSIYTLIVFFPNLQFMGRFLIKFSVSILMIIVAYNPDRFREFLKQLSTFYLISFAFAGTIIGIFYILKSKVSLSNFTFKDHNELFKFLILGIGLAIILIRSILKNHFIKINKDNCLTKISINLNNKKVHLTALVDTGNSLKEPITQKPVIIAEYNALKEILPDLVKKIYSENKELDLNYVANIMEKLGDQVKLRLIPFKSLGNDNGILIGFVPDSINIYLDDRAREMTDDIVVAIYNNKLSVDERYNGLLHPELLG
- the ftsZ gene encoding cell division protein FtsZ, producing the protein MFDFDVEAEEFAKIKVVGVGGGGNNAVNRMIECGVRGIDFIAINTDRQALNSSRAELKLQIGEKLTKGLGAGSNPEIGMKAAEESRNEITEVLKGADMVFITAGMGGGTGTGAAPIIAETAKELGILTVGVVTKPFTFEGRRRQMHAEKGIEELKEKVDTLVTIPNDRLLQVAEKKTTMVQAFLMADEVLKQGIQGISDLIAVPSLINLDFADVKTIMYNRGIAHMGIGIASGENRAIDAAKLAIKSPLLETSIDGAKAVLLNITGGDDLGLFEINEAADLIRQSVDEDAIIIFGAGIDESLKDEIKITVIATGFDDEKRRKTSKSFELDIDSESAMTKEFDLDDLDIPPFLRRKNK
- a CDS encoding small basic family protein encodes the protein MFFASIGILIGIAIGLLLPYTYNVQYSLYISVAILACLDSVFGGIRANLEDKFDLGIFMSGFFGNAILAAFLAYIGDWLGVPLYYAAIFTFGSRLFENFASIRRILINKRFRKSE
- a CDS encoding DUF881 domain-containing protein, giving the protein MKKLNKANLIVFAFSILIGIFIAIQLKQNVEYFAPVTLDSIQTMKNEINAINKEIEELNKMLEDKQAQIEMLESIASGDENIIDILKSELEKNKLVAGFKKVQGPGIIIRMEDNMSEDAFGQEHDLDIIHDTDVLRIINDLRAAGAEAISINEQRVLSTSEIKCGGPIIRINGRSVATPFYIKAIGDPKLLNAAVNAPNTYGYALRTIDQLNIETSIEDNIIIPEYRGIASFRYAKPIREGD
- a CDS encoding DUF881 domain-containing protein; protein product: MKSRTGQFAITIVSLLLGIILAIQFKTVNKTVGEGVLPVQRAQQLALDLKKVQEERDAAIKALNEAENKIKQYEKGEADNNVYVENLYKDLEKYRILAGYVDLEGPGIVLEIQEPPADVQFGIEYSIVDDLDLILQTISVLNAAQAEAISINDQRFTAYTEVERAGNHIEVNGVSISSPIVIKAIGDPDTLESALSIKRGIVWTLKYYDYNVHLSKEKNVRIPKYRKLIEFVYSKPVEDEVN
- a CDS encoding cell division protein FtsQ/DivIB produces the protein MKRDRRSKLKKKRRKRILKLFMLILIGIIIYLFIFKTDIFNIKRIEVIGNKNLKKDQVIKASLCNIGENIFNISKKNGEASLKRLSYIKEANIKRKLPDKIVIEIVERKEIAIIPYIGSYIYIDDEGYVLKIEEQNDEVDLLRIDGIKLENPIEGDNLFHTLADEEMVVFFNYSNSLNLISLMKRVDFADKTNVVIELKNGVKVAFGLLDNVKYKLRFLNKIINDIEEKGINARHILFNKGDNPIVVTDDR
- the murA gene encoding UDP-N-acetylglucosamine 1-carboxyvinyltransferase, encoding MGKIVVIGGNRLTGEVSVTGAKNAVLPILAATVIGGNESTIFNVPKLRDVEVMEKILISLGCKVKRLDRMMWVDSKSLNSVKIPEELVREMRSSIILMGAMLSRTGEVIISYPGGCEIGPRPIDLHLKALRELGADIVESHGFIYCKTKELKGCEIQLDYPSVGATENIMLAAVKAKGTTIIRNAAREPEIVDLQDYLNKAGAKISGAGTSVIIIDGVKELKDVTHNTMPDRIVAGTYMIASAITEGEIVIKNIIIDHLQAIIAKLREAGCLIYTDNNSLKVIGPKRINSIEMIQTLPYPGFPTDMQAQMMALLSIANGTSIISETVFENRFKHAEELIRMGANIKIFGKVAIIKGVKELTGAKTTAKDLRGGACLILAGLAAKGVTEVENMYHIERGYEDFHIELEKLGANIKKVE
- the murG gene encoding undecaprenyldiphospho-muramoylpentapeptide beta-N-acetylglucosaminyltransferase produces the protein MKYLIAGGGTGGHIYPALAIAWEIKNRDPNAEILYVGTEKGLESELVPREGFTFKTIRVMGFPRKIGLNSLKATKELFLGLMDANKIIKEFMPDVVVGTGGYVCGPVVYMAAKKRIPTLIHEQNVFPGITNKILAKYVNKILVTFEESKKYFKYPEKVIVTGNPIRDNILKVDKKKAYIELNINPDIPFILSFGGSGGQKKLNDAMFHVIKKNTSNYNIQILHITGKRFYHDFINRVKKDNLNIGNNIRIMPYFYEMPKGLNIADLVITSAGAITLAEISAIGIASILIPKGYTAENHQEYNARAFEREKASHVILEKDLTGENLNVAIEDLIKDKKRLKEMANRSRSLGKIDATKKIVDIIEGLIG